A window from Littorina saxatilis isolate snail1 linkage group LG9, US_GU_Lsax_2.0, whole genome shotgun sequence encodes these proteins:
- the LOC138977157 gene encoding endoglucanase-like: MEVCSCINGTYVAGTTGTPVEQTTGPVEQTTGTLTGPPTGPPTEPPTPPTGTPTEPPTPPTGTPTGPPTGLTTGTSVPTTQPTETGCPQEMSPQVPGGPGPIEGEKPGTFVEVNDFPTGTFVEDVPDEDENDKPDGEVFSSVEPDPETKQFKPTPNEPLLIIVRPGGENI, from the exons ATGGAAGTTTGTTCATGCATTAATGGGACATACGTTGCAGGAACCACTGGAACACCAGTTGAACAAACCACAGGACCAGTAGAACAAACCACGGGGACCCTAACAGGACCACCCACAGGGCCCCCAACAgaaccaccaacaccacccacAGGGACCCCAACAgaaccaccaacaccacccacAGGGACCCCAACAGGACCACCCACAGGACTGACTACAGGAACAAGTGTTCCAACCACAC AACCCACAGAGACTGGATGCCCACAGGAGATGAGTCCACAAGTACCAGGAGGCCCGGGTCCCATCGAAGGAGAGAAGCCTGGCACCTTCGTAGAAGTCAACGACTTCCCAACTGGTACTTTTGTTGAAGACGTCCCTGATGAAGATGAAAACGATAAACCCGACGGTGAAGTCTTCTCTTCAGTGGAGCCGGAtccagag ACCAAACAGTTCAAACCAACCCCCAACGAGCCACTGCTGATCATCGTCAGGCCAGGAGGTGAGAATATTTAG
- the LOC138977158 gene encoding putative uncharacterized protein DDB_G0290521 has translation MDMLNEDPNAELVAELPEEDGKVPKVYKVTPKDDSPIKVDDPRDVLEQSKPDNKDDFPINKYGPVRVVVVDNTPEPKPVVFCEKLTTGTTVTPVEQTTGPVEQTTGTPSGPPTGTPSGPPTGTPTGPPTPPTGTPTGLTTGPSVPTTQPTETGCPQEMSPQVPGGPGPIEGEKPGTFVEVNDFPTGTFVEDVPDEDENDKPDGEVFSSVEPDPETKQFKPTPNEPLLIIVRPGETPEQPTDGSRTPQDVVNEDPNAELVAELPEEDGKVPKVYKVTPKDDSPIKVDDPRDVLEQSKPDDKDDFPINKYGPVRVVVVDNTPEPKPVVFCEKLTTGKPRVL, from the exons atggACATGT TGAATGAGGACCCCAACGCCGAGTTGGTGGCTGAGCTTCCTGAAGAGGATGGTAAGGTTCCCAAGGTGTACAAGGTGACCCCCAAAGACGACAGCCCCATCAAAGTTGACGATCCACGGGATGTGTTGGAGCAATCTAAA CCGGATAACAAGGACGACTTCCCTATCAACAAGTACGGCCCTGTCAGAGTTGTTGTAGTGGATAACACACCTGAGCCCAAACCTGTTGTGTTCTGCGAGAAACTCACGACAG GAACCACTGTAACACCAGTTGAACAAACCACAGGACCAGTAGAACAAACCACAGGGACCCCATCAGGACCACCCACAGGGACCCCATCAGGACCACCCACAGGGACCCCAACAGgaccaccaacaccacccacAGGGACCCCAACAGGACTGACTACAGGACCAAGTGTTCCAACCACAC AACCCACAGAGACTGGATGCCCACAGGAGATGAGTCCACAAGTACCAGGAGGCCCGGGTCCCATCGAAGGAGAGAAGCCTGGCACCTTCGTAGAAGTCAACGACTTCCCAACTGGTACTTTTGTTGAAGACGTCCCTGATGAAGATGAAAACGATAAACCCGACGGTGAAGTCTTCTCTTCAGTGGAGCCGGAtccagag ACCAAACAGTTCAAACCAACCCCCAACGAGCCACTGCTGATCATCGTCAGGCCAGGAG AAACACCCGAACAACCAACAGATGGATCACGTACACCACAGGATGTGG TGAATGAGGACCCCAACGCCGAGTTGGTGGCTGAGCTTCCTGAAGAGGATGGTAAGGTTCCCAAGGTGTACAAGGTGACCCCCAAAGACGACAGCCCAATCAAAGTTGACGATCCACGGGATGTGTTGGAGCAATCCAAA CCGGATGACAAGGACGACTTCCCTATCAACAAGTACGGCCCTGTCAGAGTTGTTGTAGTAGATAACACACCTGAGCCCAAACCTGTTGTGTTCTGCGAGAAACTCACGACAGGTAAGCCAAGAGTGTTGTGA
- the LOC138975690 gene encoding uncharacterized protein, whose translation MEVCSCINGTYVAGTTGTPVEQTTGPVVQTTGILTGPPTGPPTEPPTPPTGTPTEPPTPPTGTSTGPPTGLTTGTSVPTTQPTETGCPQEMSPQVPGGPGPIEGEKPGTFVEVNDFPTGTFVEDVPDEDENDKPDGEVFSSVEPDPETKQFKPTPNEPLLIIVRPGETPEQPTDGSRTPQDVGKSNSKVLQLPLQHIIMSLYVMFYQ comes from the exons ATGGAAGTTTGTTCATGCATTAATGGGACATACGTTGCAGGAACCACTGGAACACCAGTTGAACAAACCACAGGACCAGTAGTACAAACCACGGGGATCCTAACAGGACCACCCACAGGGCCCCCAACAgaaccaccaacaccacccacAGGGACCCCAACAgaaccaccaacaccacccacAGGGACCTCAACAGGACCACCCACAGGACTGACTACAGGAACAAGTGTTCCAACCACAC AACCCACAGAGACTGGATGCCCACAGGAGATGAGTCCACAAGTACCAGGAGGCCCGGGTCCCATCGAAGGAGAGAAGCCTGGCACCTTTGTAGAAGTCAACGACTTCCCAACTGGTACTTTTGTTGAAGACGTCCCTGATGAAGATGAAAACGATAAACCCGACGGTGAAGTCTTCTCTTCAGTGGAGCCGGAtccagag ACCAAACAGTTCAAACCAACCCCCAACGAGCCACTGCTGATCATCGTCAGGCCAGGAG AAACACCCGAACAACCAACAGATGGATCACGTACACCACAGGATGTGGGTAAGTCCAATTCGAAGGTTCTGCAGCTTCCATTgcaacatataattatgtcctTGTATGTGATGTTTTACCAGTGA
- the LOC138977159 gene encoding uncharacterized protein, with translation MEVCSCINGTYVAGTTVTPVEQTTGPVEQTTGTLTGPPTGPPTEPPTPPTGTPTEPPTPPTGTSTGPPTGLTTGTSVPTTQPTETGCPQEMSPQVPGGPGPIEGEKPGTFVEVNDFPTGTFVEDVPDEDENDKPDGEVFSSVEPDPETKQFKPTPNEPLLIIVRPGETPEQPTDGSRTPQDVVNEDPNAELVAELPEEDGKVPKVYKVTPKDDSPIKVDDPRDVLEQSKPDDKDDFPINKYGPVRVVVVDNTPEPKPVVFCEKLTTGKPRVL, from the exons ATGGAAGTTTGTTCATGCATCAATGGGACATACGTTGCAGGAACCACTGTAACACCAGTTGAACAAACCACAGGACCAGTAGAACAAACCACGGGGACCCTAACAGGACCACCCACAGGGCCCCCAACAgaaccaccaacaccacccacAGGGACCCCAACAgaaccaccaacaccacccacAGGGACCTCAACAGGACCACCCACAGGACTGACTACAGGAACAAGTGTTCCAACCACAC AACCCACAGAGACTGGATGCCCACAGGAGATGAGTCCACAAGTACCAGGAGGCCCGGGTCCCATCGAAGGAGAGAAGCCTGGCACCTTTGTAGAAGTCAACGACTTCCCAACTGGTACTTTTGTTGAAGACGTCCCTGATGAAGATGAAAACGATAAACCCGACGGTGAAGTCTTCTCTTCAGTGGAGCCGGAtccagag ACCAAACAGTTCAAACCAACCCCCAACGAGCCACTGCTGATCATCGTCAGGCCAGGAG AAACACCCGAACAACCAACAGATGGATCACGTACACCACAGGATGTGG TGAATGAGGACCCCAACGCCGAGTTGGTGGCTGAGCTTCCTGAAGAGGATGGTAAGGTTCCCAAGGTGTACAAGGTGACCCCCAAAGACGACAGCCCAATCAAAGTTGACGATCCACGGGATGTGTTGGAGCAATCCAAA CCGGATGACAAGGACGACTTCCCTATCAACAAGTACGGCCCTGTCAGAGTTGTTGTAGTAGATAACACACCTGAGCCCAAACCTGTTGTGTTCTGCGAGAAACTCACGACAGGTAAGCCAAGAGTGTTGTGA